The following proteins are encoded in a genomic region of Bernardetia sp. MNP-M8:
- a CDS encoding S8/S53 family peptidase: protein MKTYLFNSKSIVRRYSPLAVAAFMMFSCQNESEIIVEQTIEHATIDRSDLDNHIWQTVKKEGSFDWHTQSEQIIWNALSKSDGVLSVGFKPKSQNKDIRTIIDKIDIATGEWNDAKNYVLDMIFESERKLNPDLKREELIAFQENTLPVLDVVIKNPTTLALLRNSEFVRYAEPMGYEPNISKGQQLNKELSSSGCGGSNPENGLVNGVDYTTFSPNSKASWNHPFHNVSQAWNTASGSGITAMIIDTGSSFAQNNYGSGLNQGLSQGRTIEKLVTLPRDTFWGIPIGSAETPDDGCGHGTAMTGVLGGSRGTDGSAAGIAYNANLVTVRAAEDVLIEGSRESKGVSDAYVIAGNRSDIRVTSMSLGRITNSSQIADAVRYAYNRNVLIFCAAGTSFGWSSGWFGVIFPATMSETVAVTGVKDNMQRCDACHDGSAVDFVVVMEKASNGRHPLTLAMSGDVPATVGGSSVATAQTAGMAALVWSANKSLTRNQVLNKLKVSASYYPNRNSNFGWGKINLQNALTASAN from the coding sequence ATGAAAACTTACCTTTTTAATTCGAAGTCGATTGTCCGACGTTATTCTCCTTTAGCTGTAGCAGCGTTTATGATGTTCTCTTGTCAGAATGAATCTGAAATTATTGTAGAACAAACCATTGAACATGCTACTATTGACCGTTCTGATTTAGATAATCACATTTGGCAAACTGTTAAAAAAGAAGGCTCTTTTGATTGGCACACACAGTCAGAACAAATTATTTGGAATGCTCTTTCTAAATCTGATGGAGTTTTGTCAGTAGGTTTTAAGCCTAAAAGTCAAAATAAAGATATTCGTACTATTATTGATAAAATAGATATTGCTACTGGCGAATGGAATGATGCTAAAAATTATGTTTTGGATATGATTTTTGAATCAGAAAGAAAATTAAATCCAGATTTGAAGCGTGAAGAATTAATTGCTTTTCAAGAAAATACACTTCCTGTATTGGATGTTGTTATCAAAAATCCGACTACATTAGCTCTTCTTCGTAATTCTGAATTTGTTCGTTATGCTGAACCAATGGGCTACGAACCAAACATAAGTAAAGGTCAGCAGCTCAATAAAGAACTTTCTAGTAGTGGTTGTGGAGGAAGCAACCCAGAAAATGGATTAGTAAATGGAGTCGATTATACTACTTTCTCTCCAAATTCAAAGGCTTCTTGGAATCATCCTTTTCATAATGTTTCACAGGCTTGGAATACAGCTTCTGGAAGTGGAATTACAGCTATGATTATTGATACAGGTTCTAGTTTTGCACAAAATAATTATGGAAGTGGACTCAATCAAGGACTTTCACAAGGCAGAACAATAGAAAAATTAGTAACACTTCCTCGTGATACATTTTGGGGAATTCCGATTGGAAGTGCGGAAACTCCAGATGATGGATGTGGACACGGAACTGCAATGACAGGCGTTTTGGGTGGTTCTCGTGGTACAGATGGAAGTGCAGCAGGAATTGCTTACAATGCAAATTTGGTTACAGTTCGTGCAGCAGAAGATGTATTGATTGAAGGTTCTAGAGAATCAAAAGGTGTTTCTGATGCCTACGTAATTGCTGGTAATCGTTCAGATATTCGTGTTACGAGTATGTCTTTGGGCAGAATTACAAATAGTTCTCAAATTGCTGATGCTGTTCGTTATGCGTATAATAGAAATGTATTAATTTTCTGTGCTGCTGGAACTTCATTTGGTTGGTCTTCAGGTTGGTTTGGTGTTATTTTTCCTGCGACAATGAGCGAAACGGTAGCTGTAACAGGTGTAAAAGACAATATGCAACGTTGTGATGCATGTCATGACGGCTCGGCAGTTGATTTTGTAGTGGTAATGGAAAAGGCTTCAAATGGTCGTCATCCTCTTACGCTGGCTATGTCGGGTGATGTTCCTGCAACAGTTGGAGGTTCGTCTGTTGCAACGGCTCAAACGGCTGGAATGGCAGCTTTAGTTTGGTCGGCAAACAAAAGTCTTACAAGAAATCAAGTACTTAACAAACTCAAAGTTTCGGCAAGTTATTATCCAAATCGTAACTCAAACTTCGGTTGGGGAAAAATTAATTTGCAAAATGCTTTGACTGCATCAGCAAACTAA
- a CDS encoding type IV toxin-antitoxin system AbiEi family antitoxin produces the protein MNEDLLHLAIENLGKNLSIDIKYEIEYEFLQKDNYQIDGKLLFLNEMPFKEFSIEMKNNLSLSVLSNLIKLNVKINNLLVVSDYISKPLKEKLRDKNISYLDAAGNFYLKKGNIFIYIETNKTSKNNFKKTNRAFSPAGLKVIYSFLTIPNLLTKSYRDIAEQSTVSIHTVGKVIKELLRDGYIVKADENNYVIRDKERLFQDWVTLFNKVLRPKLKQRKYQSLKKNQELFTSLKENSENDSIAGELAAQILTNYLIAENVCLYTEKSFLEISKQNKLIPSENGTVTLIEKFWKTQESNNQIRVNPILVYTDLLDNPTPRNIETAQLIFKNYVKTTL, from the coding sequence ATGAATGAAGACCTTTTACATTTGGCTATCGAAAATCTTGGTAAAAATTTATCTATTGATATCAAGTATGAAATTGAATATGAGTTTTTGCAAAAAGATAATTATCAGATTGATGGAAAATTATTATTCTTAAATGAAATGCCGTTTAAAGAGTTTTCTATTGAAATGAAAAATAATTTGAGCCTTTCTGTTTTATCTAATTTGATAAAATTAAATGTGAAAATAAACAATTTATTAGTTGTTTCCGACTACATTTCAAAACCACTAAAGGAAAAGTTAAGAGACAAAAATATTTCTTATCTTGATGCAGCAGGGAATTTTTATCTAAAAAAAGGAAACATATTTATTTATATAGAAACTAATAAAACAAGTAAAAATAATTTTAAGAAAACAAATCGTGCCTTTTCTCCAGCAGGGTTAAAGGTAATTTATAGCTTTCTTACTATTCCAAATTTGCTCACAAAATCATACAGAGATATAGCAGAACAATCTACCGTTTCGATACATACAGTAGGAAAAGTAATTAAAGAATTGTTGAGAGATGGTTATATTGTGAAAGCAGATGAAAATAATTATGTAATTAGAGATAAAGAACGGTTATTTCAAGATTGGGTAACACTTTTTAATAAAGTTCTTAGACCAAAGTTAAAACAAAGAAAATATCAAAGTCTTAAGAAGAATCAAGAATTATTTACTTCTCTAAAAGAAAATAGCGAAAATGATAGTATAGCAGGCGAGTTAGCAGCACAAATTCTGACAAATTATTTAATTGCTGAAAACGTTTGTTTATATACAGAAAAATCTTTTTTAGAAATATCCAAACAAAATAAACTTATTCCTTCTGAAAATGGTACTGTTACACTTATTGAAAAATTTTGGAAAACTCAAGAATCAAATAATCAAATTAGAGTAAATCCCATCTTAGTTTATACTGATTTATTAGATAATCCTACTCCTAGAAATATAGAAACTGCTCAATTAATATTTAAAAATTATGTCAAAACTACTTTATAA